TTATATTTTCAATGACATCTCCTTGTTTGTAATAATAGCTCTCATCAAGCGTAGCATCCACCGGAAACAACATCGTATATCCGCCAGTCCCTGATTCAAATGTATAGTAACCTTCTTCTGTTTCCGACGTTGACTGCATAAACTCACTTGTAAATTCATCTTGAAACGCTCGTGTGTCTGGTACGTTAAAACATCCTCCCATTATCACCATTAACAACATCATATGTATAATCATAAACTTAAGTCGCAACGACATTCTCCTCTCGACATAACATCTCTCTTTCTAATTTTTACAATAAACCCCTTATCTTTTCAATCATTTATAGGAGCATTACTATAAACAGGACATTCGTTGTATGTCAGAATAGAGAACGTTATTATTTTCCTGAAATTCACAACTAATCTAGCGTGCCTTTATCATCAGATTTTAATAAATCATTTATAAATAATCAGACCTAACCTCTTGACTGACTTCATGATGACACAATGCACCTAGACATTTACTTAATCTATGCTCGTGCTTGTTGAAAAATAGGACGATACTACCTCGATTATTTAGCAGATTCTATCATACAATTAGTAAGTTATTAAAAAGGAGAGTGAAATTAGTTGGGACACATCATGAATCGAATCTCAATATGGGGGAAAATCTGTGGAATAGGGTCAATTATATTAGGGGGAATGTCCGTCATAATAAGTCTTATGGCCTCTTCCTTTTCTGGTCTCATTACTGGTGTTGTGACAGCATTTTTGGGTTATTTACTCTATAAGGCGGGTACTGAAGCAAGCAGATATTTAGAAACATCATCAGAAGATGCTATCGAATACTTGCTTGAGAATTTTGCGAAGTATTTACTCATTAGTGGTATTTTATTAATTTTTTCTATCATAACGACTGTTTTCAGTCTATTCGTAATCCTACAGGGTGTAGGCAGCTATTATTAACAACGAAAAACCATTTAAGACCGACTTAGATATGTAGGATGAAAATGGAATGAACAGCGATGAGAATAAATAACATTGCCCTAATTATATTGCTAAATGTATTCCATTTCATCTTTTAACAGTCTTACTTAATACTCGACACCCAGTTACTTCGGATAGCTTTCACGACAGCTTCTGTACGATCATTCGCATTTAAAATCATTAAAATTCGTCCAATGACATTATTAATTGTTGAAGGGGCAAAATACATTTCGTTTGCAATCTCACCCGTAGATTTACCGTTTATTAATTTTTCTAACACGATTTTTTCGTTTTCTTTCAAAATACCTTCAATCTGTTTGTCATTTAGAACGAATTTTTTTATTGGTTTACTTTTATGCTTGATAGTGAAGATATCTTCAGCTACCACCTTGTGAAGCTCTGGATCTAGTAAAAACGGGTAACTATCAAAAAATGTCGCTACAGAATCAATATAGGTTTTAAATGTATTAACAAAGATAAGGCCATGAATTGGTAGTATAAGTAACTTACTTATACACCCCGTATTATATAAAGGGTTTGTCACTAAAACGATTTTTCCTCTGAACGTCTTCCCTACACCTTTGATAATGGAAGTGAGAAAGTCCACATCCTCCTCTTGATGAACATAGTAAAATACAAGATTTGCTGTAAGTGGAACATCATTAAATGATGAGACTACAGGACAGCGGGCATCAAATACCTCATCCCTGTACCGGTATTTAAATTTGCCATCAGGATCTATTAAGGCTGCCATATACTTTACATTTTCTGTTTGACCTATTTCCATTATCGTCACCTTCTTTAATCTAATTTTTATTAAGGCATTGAGGATCATTTTTTCTTAACTAAAGAGCATGATGATCCTCAAACAGGGGTTCAAACTAAGACACTTTAAATTTACTAGCTAGCGTTTGAAGGTCTTCCGCCCGCTGTGCAAGTCCAGCAGAAGCTTTTGAAATTTCATCCATCGTCGCATTTTGTTCTTCTGCACCTGCTGCCACATGGTCAGCGCTATTTGTAAAGCTTTTTGTTTTTTCAGAAATGCGTTCCATTTCTTCTGCCATACGAGCTGTGGATTGAATCGCACTGTCGGAAACAGTCATTGTCTCTTTAACGGCTTCATTCATATTTTTAACAGCATTCAAAATTTGATGGAAGGATTGATCAGCTTCAGTAATTGACGCCATCCCATTTTTGAATGTGGTTTTTCCTTGCTCCATTTCATGTGACGCTCTGCCCATATCCGTTTGAATAACACCGATTCTTTGTTGAATACTGGCTGCTGATTCTGCAGAGACTTCAGCTAATTTTCTCACTTCATCTGCTACTACCGCAAACCCTTTTCCATGTTCTCCAGCCCTGGCTGCTTCTATAGCTGCATTTAATGCTAGTAAGTTTGTTTGTTCAGCAATATCTGTAATCACTTCCACGATATTCCCAATCTCTTCTGACTGTTTTGTCAGCTTCCCAATGACATCTGCTAAACTATCGTTTTGACTTTGAATCACACTCATTTGATCCATTGTTACGGCTAAAATTTCGTTACCTTTATTAGAATAATCATTAACTTCGTTCGCTTTTTCTTGAACATTATGAAGTCGGTTTGAAATTGTTTTATTATCTTCTTTCACTTCGTCCGTATTAGTTTTAGCGGTTACTACATATTCCGTTTGTTCCGCCGCCCCTTCAGATACTTCTACAATGGATGTGGTAATATCTTCAGAAGCAGAGCGGGATTCTTCAGCACTTGCCATCAACTGTTCTGAAGTGGCAGCCACTTGCTCTGAAGAAGAAATAACGTCTGTTAGCATAGTCCTTAAGTTTAATGACATAGCTTGAAAATTGTCAGCTAGCGTTCCGATTTCATCTTTTCTCTTCGTCAGTGTTCCCATGTCACCTGTCAAATCACCTGCGGCTATTTTTTCTGTAAAGCGACCTAATTCATGTAGCGGTTTTATGATTGACTTTCCTTGGAAGTATGCATAAATAACGGCTACAGCAATCGTGACACCTACTGCTATGAGTAATAACATCAGTACGAATTGATAACTATTGTTACTTGCTTCATACAAATTGGTCGAAATGTCTTCATTTAAATCAATTAACTCTCTGAGCTGGTCGCTTGCACGACCAAAAGGTTCCCCGCCTCTCCCCAAGCCGGCTTGGGCTTCTGAATAGTCGTCATTTCGAATTAGTGCAATATTTTGTTTTACGATCCCATCAAAATCATTCCAATTATTAACAAATTCATCAAAAAGCTGTTGTTCAGATGAATCATGAATATTCGAATGATAGTTTTCAAGTAATTCATGAATATCTTCAAGGTTTTGCTCCGCTCGTTCAGTTAACTCTTCGTTTTGATTTAATACAGCACTCACCATTTGTACCCTTGTGTTTTCTGCTAACTGGCTAATTTCTGCTAATGTGGTAAGTGGTACGACCCTCTCTTCGTACATACTATCCACGTTTTCATGCACATGATTCACACCAATAAAAACTAAAATTCCTGTCATAACGATAAGCCCTATCATGACACCGTAAGAAATGAATAACTTCCAATAAATACTCAAAAAACGTCCCTCCAAATTGATTACTACTACTTTTTTATTTATAAATTAGTTCAATATTACTAGATTTTTCGAATTGTGTATAGATAATCTTAACTTTAAAGTATTATATACCTAGTACTTTAGATGTTCATAGGTATTTTATCTTACATTTCTGTTAATACGTTTTGCTGGCCGAACTTGCGATGGTTAATTTTAATAGCATGATAATGCAAAGAATGAGGAGATTTCTTTATTCCATGCTCTCTCCCTTACTTGAAATGATTGGATTACTTTGAGATATAGGTGTGCAGTGGAGGCGGTACTACTGAAGGACCTACAGTTTTATCATTAGTTAAAGACAAATCTTCGGGAAAACATCCGTCTGGTGTGAAATGCCTGTGTGAGCTTTTACAGGTGTATATTATTTGTGATGAACTTGGTTTACGTAATAATATTTATCATCTCATTCATGAGGCGTATGTTGACTCCTATTTTTATTTAGTAACGTTTAGAAGAAGCTATAGAGGAAATTATTAAACAAGGCAGCTTAGTCCTAGTCGGAAGCTTAACAGTTTAATGGTTAAATAGCACAACATGATAATCTTGCCGTATCGACTACCTTAATCGAAAGAAGCATAAAAAAGCCTGGATGCAAGTCCAATAAAGGATGTCATCCAGGCTATAATAGTTTAACAACACAAAATAGCGTTAGTTCTCCTCTTTATTTTAATCCAGGAGATTTACGTACACTTTTCTGTGATAAAGCTAAGCTTCAATCAGTGGGGGTTTTACTGCCCCTTAAGTGTGGGATAAATTGAAGATTCTCCTTTTTTCACGCGTGCGACTTTAGCTTCACCTATCTCCATATATGTCACATCATGACCGATATCAGAAAAAGACCACGCCGGTAACAAGACCATCATAACCAGTACCTACTACCGCTAGTGTTCTCATGAGGCTCCTTCTATGATTCTTTCACTAATTGTTTTTTTATGACACTTTCTAAATACGTAAGCATATCTCCTTGTAAATCTTCACGTTGTAACGCAAAGTCCACAGTGGCTTTCACAAAACCTAGTTTATCCCCCACATCATAACGATCACCAGTAAATTCATAGGCAAGAACCACCTGTTCCTCGTTCAATTTTTTTATGGCATCTGTTAATTGAATTTCATTTCCAGCACCTGGTGGCAATTCGTCTAAAATGGTGAAGATTTCTGGTCTTAAAACGTAACGTCCCATAATGGCGTAGCGAGATGGCGCTTCTTCTCGTTTAGGTTTTTCCACTAAATCAGCGACGTGGATAACCCCTTCATCTACGTCGGATGTTTTCGGTGCGACGATCCCATATTTTGATACTTCCTCTTCTGGAACAGGTTGGACACCTACAACAGATGAATTATATCGTTCAAAGACATCAACTAATTGTTTAAGACAAGGCTTATCCTTCGTTTGCACAATGTCATCACCAAGAAGGACAGCAAAAGGTTCGTTGCCAATGAAATGTTTTGCACAATTAATCGCATGCCCTAGCCCCTTCGGCTCTTTTTGCCGAATGTAATGGATATTTGCCAAATTAGAGATAGCTTGAATTTCGTCAAGCATGACCATCTTTTGTTTTTTTAGCAAGGTTTCTTCAAGCTCGTAAGATTTATCAAAATGATCCTCTATTGCTCGCTTTCCCCGTCCGCTAACAATTAAGATATCTTCAATACCAGATTCAATGGCTTCCTCAACTATGTATTGAATAGTCGGTTTGTCAACGATCGGAAGCATTTCTTTCGGCTGTGCTTTCGTGGCTGGTAAAAAACGAGTTCCGAGACCAGCTGCAGGGATAATTGCTTTTCTGACTTTCATGAGTGACTCACTCCTCTAATTCATTTCTTACAGTTGATTTAGTAAACTTTAAGACTATAATATGACTTGTACCAATTTTGAAGAATTACATGAATCTCACATCTTTTTATAACACATTACTATCTGCGTAGCCTGAAATCTTTCCTTCTTGAATAGGCAAAATTTTTTTTTGCTTCTAGAACGGGATGATTTGTTGAACTTCACCAATCTATCAAGATTATGATCACCTATATTATACACTTTATATAGCGTATAACTAGAGTTAGAAGTAGGATTTTCTCAAGCCTGTTCTGTACCAGTTTGTGAAGGTAAATTAATTAGCTCTAACTACCCGTCTACTATACCATTAATGTATGTAAAACACCTTATCAAAAAACCTTTATTGACACTTTTATCGTGTTAATTTACCAAATTTTTTGTAATAACATACAGCATGCTGACATATAAAAAACGAATGAAGAATTGCCACTGCTCATCTAATTTTTTCGTGCATATATAGATAGACTAACATGGCGATTCAATTTGGAAGTAGCTGAAAGTTTTCGTTAAAGACAGAGTCGAAATCAAATTTCATCCTACAAAACGAACCTTCAATCAGTGGCGTTTTCGCTCTGCTCTCTAATTTGAGCAGGGAGGTTTACGGACGCTTATCTGTGATGAAACAAGCAATGACCGGTTGGATTTAATACATTCAACCGGTCATTGCTTGTTTTTAATTCATAATAATTAATAGTACATCATCTGGTTTCTTCACCTATTTTAGCTTCTAAGAGTCTTCAATAAGTTTCATATTTTCCAACTTTTTAGTAAACAGAAGATTCCCATGACTATTTCTAGATCTAGATTATTTATCATAAAACGAACCTTCAATCAGCGGAGGTTTTACGGACGGCTTACTTATGATAAAAATCGATACTTGTGTTGACTCACTAATGGCAAGCAGGAAAACCACTTGCTATTTTCCAAGTCTAGCACAGCTCCCTTATCTAAACAGCAGAATTCACCCAAAAAAAACACATCACAGGCTAGTTTTTATTTTTTTTTCAGAATCTTTTAAAATTTGATTGCTAAGTTATAGCAATCTTATTATACTAAAATTGTAACCATTTAAAAAGTGGGGGGATTCGATGAAAAAAGTTATGATTATTTTAGGATCGTTGTTTTTAGTAAGCTTATTAGCTGTAGGAGGGTACGGATTTTATCTTTATAAATCTGTCCAAACAA
The genomic region above belongs to Bacillus sp. A301a_S52 and contains:
- the galU gene encoding UTP--glucose-1-phosphate uridylyltransferase GalU, whose protein sequence is MKVRKAIIPAAGLGTRFLPATKAQPKEMLPIVDKPTIQYIVEEAIESGIEDILIVSGRGKRAIEDHFDKSYELEETLLKKQKMVMLDEIQAISNLANIHYIRQKEPKGLGHAINCAKHFIGNEPFAVLLGDDIVQTKDKPCLKQLVDVFERYNSSVVGVQPVPEEEVSKYGIVAPKTSDVDEGVIHVADLVEKPKREEAPSRYAIMGRYVLRPEIFTILDELPPGAGNEIQLTDAIKKLNEEQVVLAYEFTGDRYDVGDKLGFVKATVDFALQREDLQGDMLTYLESVIKKQLVKES
- a CDS encoding methyl-accepting chemotaxis protein encodes the protein MSIYWKLFISYGVMIGLIVMTGILVFIGVNHVHENVDSMYEERVVPLTTLAEISQLAENTRVQMVSAVLNQNEELTERAEQNLEDIHELLENYHSNIHDSSEQQLFDEFVNNWNDFDGIVKQNIALIRNDDYSEAQAGLGRGGEPFGRASDQLRELIDLNEDISTNLYEASNNSYQFVLMLLLIAVGVTIAVAVIYAYFQGKSIIKPLHELGRFTEKIAAGDLTGDMGTLTKRKDEIGTLADNFQAMSLNLRTMLTDVISSSEQVAATSEQLMASAEESRSASEDITTSIVEVSEGAAEQTEYVVTAKTNTDEVKEDNKTISNRLHNVQEKANEVNDYSNKGNEILAVTMDQMSVIQSQNDSLADVIGKLTKQSEEIGNIVEVITDIAEQTNLLALNAAIEAARAGEHGKGFAVVADEVRKLAEVSAESAASIQQRIGVIQTDMGRASHEMEQGKTTFKNGMASITEADQSFHQILNAVKNMNEAVKETMTVSDSAIQSTARMAEEMERISEKTKSFTNSADHVAAGAEEQNATMDEISKASAGLAQRAEDLQTLASKFKVS